The Juglans regia cultivar Chandler chromosome 10, Walnut 2.0, whole genome shotgun sequence genome includes the window gagataaaacactttcagTGGATCCTAAGTTAGGGGATATTTGgacataaaaataaagagatgaaattcttaaattataaaaaaaaattataatttcattcacaaatataacttaattatctaattattattcaaacataaaaacaatacaacttttacaaattaaaaaataaaacaaaaaaatcaatacaatttttaattttataatatttttatttaaattttatttttttaaaatttaataaaatattataactcaaattattttacaattattaataaaattataagatgaattcttttatttgaaagtcGGTGTATAAAgtacatcatatattttaatcatatattttattgacaTTGTAAGACTTGATTGTtaagagattttaattttaaatttttttaataaattaaattttatatgtcAATAAAATGGAGGGTGTTTTTTGCCatcttccaaataaaatttcatatacaTACTCGAGGTGAAACTTTCATTATGCCCGTTACCTCCTCTCATTGAAAGTCCAATCCCACCGGTTTGCTTCCCCCACAAGCTTCTTCTTCCCgaccgaaaaagaaaaaaaactcaaaaccttACCCTTCTTGGGTTCATTCTCGCGCAAGCTTCACTTcgcacccaaaaaaaaaaaaaaaaatttcaaattcccCGCTCTCCTATCTCAAATTCAAAGCCATCTCTCTCGTTCCCTCTATAAATCCACCCCTCATTATCCCAGATACTCTGCAACCCCAATCATTCAAATTCCTCATTTCTCTCTTTGATTTTTCAACAATACACCGCACAGAGAAAATGCCTGCCTTTCCCGAAGAGCCGTTGCTTGCTCCTAACCCGGACCGTTTCTGTATGTTCCCGATCCAGTACCCGGAAATATGGGAAATGTACAAGAAAGCTGAGGCCTCATTCTGGACCGCCGAGGAGGTTGACCTCTCCGAGGACCTTTCTCATTGGGAATCCCTTTCTCCCGACGAGAAACACTTCATTTCCCACATCCTTGCCTTCTTTGCCGCCTCTGACGGCATCGTTTTGGAGAATCTCGCTGGCAGGTTCATGAAGGAGGTCCAGGTCGCCGAGGCCCGCGCCTTCTACGGCTTCCAGATCGCCATCGAGAATATTCACTCCGAGATGTACAGTCTTTTGCTCGAGACCTACATCAAGGACTCCGCCCAGAAGCACCGCCTCTTCCACGCCATCGAGACCGTCCCTTGCGTCGCTAAGAAGGCACAGTGGGCCCTGCGCTGGATCGACGGGGCCGAGTCCTTCGCTGAGCGCATCGTCGCTTTCGCGTGTGTAGAAGGTATCTTCTTCTCCGGAAGCTTCTGCGCCATCTTCTGGTTGAAGAAGCGCGGCTTGATGCCCGGTCTGACCTTCTCCAACGAGCTGATCTCGCGAGACGAGGGGCTCCACTGCGACTTCGCGTGCCTGCTTTactctctcttgaaaaaaaagcTGAGTGAACAGCGCATCAAGGGAATCATCCGCGACGCGGTGGACATCGAGAGAGAGTTCGTGTGCGACGCGCTGCCATGTGCGTTGGTGGGAATGAACGGCGAGCTGATGAGCCAGTACATCGAATTCGTGGCCGACAGGCTATTGGGTGCGCTAGGGTACGGGAAGATCTACAACGTCCAGAACCCCTTCGATTGGATGGAGCTCATCTCGTTGCAAGGGAAGACCAATTTCTTTGAGAAGAGAGTCGGGGAGTACCAGAAGGCATCCGTGATGTTCAGCCTTAACGGGAACGGTGGTGGAAACCATGTGTTCAAGTTGGATGAGGATTTCTGAACCTGTAACATTCGTTTCGTGTTGTTTTCGTTTTAGGTTTAAATTGTGcatttttttccatctttttctccGATTTATTTGTTTCGAgaaattatataagataaacTTATAAAACTACTTTCAATTTCCGTAGTGCgcttttccattttcctttgtTCCCAAACGATCCCCATGGAGGAAAAAAACCGTTCCTTTTTGgttaaattttcttatattttgtccCCAAGGATTGGCTTGGTTCTGGAAATGATTACATTTTCGCTCGATAGACTGGAGTCGAAGTGAAAAACAGGCCGATCCTCTAGGATGCGACTCCAAGTAGCAACTGTCTGTCTGAAAAATTGGGGTATCAAGTGCTTGCAGGAGGGTCATCTATGTTGATTTCAACAGTCCGAGCATAGATATCGAATGGTAGTAATTCTCGATGTGCTATCGCAGTAATTAGGTACAGTGCTAATTTGTTAAAATAAGAGGGTCAGAGATTCGACTGTGGTATGTGATGCTCGCTCGCTCGCAGAGTTTTTCATTGTGCATTGATCTTTCGTCTGTTTTTGATGAAATCATAATAACATTCGCATAAACATGTGGATGGGCGCTAGGTTGTACACGTGAAAAATCGGAAAAGTGGAGATGGCCGAGTTGGTCTGGTCCGAAAGGGCGTGGGTTCAAATCCCACTCTCCACACCAGCTCGCTGTAGTCCCTCAGTTTAGTTTGAATCTCCAATTTTTTCCCGTAATGATCCAATCGAACAAATGGGTACATCTATTGCGCTGATGTGCTTCATTTCCTCGTTGCCtttattctttgtttctttAAGGAAACTTTTGGTACATCTATTCACGTCAATCTTGTCTACTCGTACGATTTACCGACTCTATTTGACACGGAAATGGCTTGAAAgagcaaaaaattaaaaatacatgtaagGTATTGATGATATACCATACCATATAGTATGGGACCCGGTGAGTCTGGCAGAACGACATGCCGTCTAGTATCGTGAATGTGAACCAATGAACCATTAGTCTCCGAAGATATTAGATAAGGGTCGCACTGGTCGCACTCTTTCTTTGTCTTCCTCTCAACCATTCTCGGCAGCCTCTCAGCTCAGAGGAGCAAATACCAAGCACCACCAAACCCTAACTAGagaaatcccaccaatcacacacttcttctttttctaatcTAATCTCAAATAGTTTCCAAGTAAATTTCagtaaagaagagaaaagaagaagaaaatggcgGTGGCTACGTCGATGAGTTTCAACCTGGCTGGGGCATTCAGAGGCCTCACCTTAGCTTCTCcgagctcttcttcttcttctttcttcagaGGCGATTTAGGGTCCATACGCGTGGTGGGTCCCAAGCCATCTTCCGTGAGATTGCCGCTGACCATTCAAAATGCGCACAAGAAAGGAGCCGGGAGCACCAAGAACGGCCGAGATTCCAAAGGCCAAAGACTCGGCGTCAAGATCTTCGGTGACCAGGTTGCCAAGCCGGGCTCCATCATTGTTCGCCAGCGTGGGACCAaggtatatatttgtatatattccCTCGACATCTTGGAGCTTGCTCCATTTTCAATCAAGAAGTTCATATTTTCCCATCTGAGGATTTACAGATCTATGGGGTCTTAATTGATAGAAACTGCATATAACTGTACATGGCTACTAGGCTCTCTCGACACTCTTTTTCTTGGAAATTACGGAGGCAACTGGTAATTTGATGATAAAGGGTGTTTCGTGAACGACTATAGAAGTGCACCAATCGCAAAGGAGAATGCCTCCCCTTGCTAAAATTCGTTCAATTCTAAATTTGTTTCTGGGATATCCACTATATGTACCTACGTTCAAGAGGCAATGCCGGTGTCTGTATTGGGAAACTTTCTGTGGTCGAAGAAGTGTGGGCCTAATCTAGTGCTTCTTGTGGGTCTCTGCTAGGTTCATTCTTCTCAGCTAGGATATGATGCTTCATGGTAAtgtaatcaagaaaaaaaaatgttccttTTGAATTGGCTAGATTCTTTCAAGCTTAAATTGAATAGGCTTACAATCTAGAGGTCGGGTAGAGGATATAAGAACTATTTTTGGAAGTTTTCACAGGAAAGTTTAGGCATTTGTTTCAACTATGATGTCCCTAGCATGGTCATGATGACTTGATGAGTTAGGAAATTCTATTATTTGAGTGTCGCATGGTTGGTGATAATTCGTTTCTGGGAGGTATTGTTTTTAGCTCAAGTTTTCAGCAAGCTTTGTGACTTACAAGTTGCAAATCCGTTGTTTTGAACTAAATGCCACATTGCAGAGATAGAGGGTTGGCAGATAATGAACCCTATACGGCACTATAGAACTTGTTGGATTCTGTGTTGTACCCATGAGAATGGACATGGTTATAGCCTATAGGTagcacaaaaataaaagacgGCAACTTTGGATGAGTTGGTTTATGGAGGCTTCACGATGCATTTACTTTCTCTG containing:
- the LOC108987034 gene encoding ribonucleoside-diphosphate reductase small chain-like; translation: MPAFPEEPLLAPNPDRFCMFPIQYPEIWEMYKKAEASFWTAEEVDLSEDLSHWESLSPDEKHFISHILAFFAASDGIVLENLAGRFMKEVQVAEARAFYGFQIAIENIHSEMYSLLLETYIKDSAQKHRLFHAIETVPCVAKKAQWALRWIDGAESFAERIVAFACVEGIFFSGSFCAIFWLKKRGLMPGLTFSNELISRDEGLHCDFACLLYSLLKKKLSEQRIKGIIRDAVDIEREFVCDALPCALVGMNGELMSQYIEFVADRLLGALGYGKIYNVQNPFDWMELISLQGKTNFFEKRVGEYQKASVMFSLNGNGGGNHVFKLDEDF
- the LOC108987066 gene encoding 50S ribosomal protein L27, chloroplastic; amino-acid sequence: MAVATSMSFNLAGAFRGLTLASPSSSSSSFFRGDLGSIRVVGPKPSSVRLPLTIQNAHKKGAGSTKNGRDSKGQRLGVKIFGDQVAKPGSIIVRQRGTKFHAGKNVGLGKDHTIFSLIDGLVKFEKFGPDRKKVSVYPRVVQPENPNSYRARKRESFRLQRERKKARAEGKIAQPQLVLASAVDATDSHPIC